One region of Haloprofundus salilacus genomic DNA includes:
- a CDS encoding DUF373 family protein translates to MTTLVLCVDRANDIGRKTGLQTPVSGWEAVQSLVVDVGLADPEDTSVNCLLEALRVARDLRDEREEAVVAVVSGASESIVGADRSVAAQLDELVAEYDPESVVVVVDSAEDERLVPVVESRLRVDAVDRIVVRQARDIESTYYLLKQFLADEELRQTVLVPMGIGLLLLPLLLFRFESPALAVAFLASLLGAVLLYKGLAIDERLANVPERVRDALYSGQVSVVTYVVAAGLTLVGVFLGGLEASALARGDAVVVPAIQFLYSSVPWLALAALTASTGRLVDELIQTDEVRSPYWNLPFGVVALGLVVRGFTGWYLEREGILPHAFVPGIGSELPPTYRLAAFIVAGLVVSIVGVAVASNVTDESLDVR, encoded by the coding sequence GTGACAACGCTGGTCCTCTGTGTCGACCGGGCGAACGACATCGGGCGCAAGACCGGCTTGCAGACCCCCGTCTCCGGGTGGGAAGCAGTGCAGTCGCTCGTCGTCGACGTCGGGCTCGCCGACCCCGAGGACACGAGCGTGAACTGCCTCCTCGAAGCGCTCCGCGTCGCCCGCGACCTGCGCGACGAACGCGAGGAGGCGGTCGTCGCCGTCGTCTCGGGGGCGAGCGAGTCGATAGTCGGGGCCGACCGGTCGGTCGCCGCGCAACTCGACGAACTCGTGGCGGAGTACGACCCCGAGAGCGTCGTCGTCGTCGTCGACAGCGCCGAGGACGAGCGACTCGTCCCCGTCGTCGAGAGCCGTCTCCGCGTCGACGCCGTCGACCGAATCGTCGTCCGGCAGGCCCGCGACATCGAGTCGACGTACTACCTCCTCAAGCAGTTTCTCGCCGACGAGGAACTCCGCCAGACGGTGCTCGTTCCGATGGGTATCGGTTTGCTGCTGCTGCCGCTTCTGCTGTTCCGATTCGAGTCGCCCGCGCTGGCGGTGGCGTTTCTCGCGTCGCTTCTCGGTGCAGTGTTGCTGTACAAGGGACTCGCCATCGACGAACGCCTCGCGAACGTTCCCGAGCGGGTGCGCGACGCGCTCTACTCCGGGCAGGTGTCCGTCGTCACCTACGTCGTCGCCGCGGGACTGACGCTCGTTGGCGTCTTTCTGGGCGGGTTGGAGGCCTCGGCGTTGGCGAGAGGCGACGCCGTTGTCGTCCCCGCGATTCAGTTCCTCTACAGCAGCGTCCCGTGGCTCGCGCTGGCGGCGCTGACGGCGAGTACCGGCCGCCTCGTCGACGAACTCATCCAGACCGACGAGGTGCGCTCGCCGTACTGGAACCTCCCCTTCGGCGTCGTCGCGCTCGGCCTCGTGGTTCGGGGGTTCACCGGGTGGTATCTCGAGCGCGAAGGCATCCTTCCACACGCCTTCGTGCCGGGGATAGGCAGCGAACTTCCGCCGACGTACCGACTCGCGGCGTTCATCGTCGCGGGACTCGTCGTCAGCATCGTCGGCGTCGCCGTGGCCTCGAACGTGACCGACGAGTCGCTCGACGTGCGATAG
- a CDS encoding DUF7344 domain-containing protein, with protein MTDDDPQTADRIRPAVELNNAFVALASSMRRRVLLGVLERSPREERTLSEELAAGRDVERNRVRAQLRHVHLPKLVVTGYVEWNESTGEITRGPAFDELVPLLRVLDGHAEHLPGAWP; from the coding sequence TTGACGGACGACGACCCGCAAACGGCCGATCGGATTCGCCCAGCAGTCGAACTCAACAACGCGTTCGTGGCGCTGGCCAGCAGTATGCGGCGGCGAGTGCTGCTCGGCGTTCTCGAACGCAGTCCCCGCGAAGAGCGAACGCTGAGTGAGGAACTCGCGGCCGGGCGGGACGTCGAACGGAATCGAGTCCGGGCGCAACTTCGCCACGTCCATTTGCCGAAACTGGTCGTCACAGGTTACGTCGAATGGAACGAATCGACCGGCGAGATAACGCGCGGTCCGGCGTTCGACGAACTCGTGCCGTTGCTTCGGGTTCTCGACGGCCACGCCGAGCATCTGCCCGGCGCGTGGCCCTGA
- a CDS encoding DUF7333 family protein has product MQFDLTTTVALFVVPLLVIIGGTVTSPMPTTISVGVSVGIALFGVLALVVGIKHGEYRAAR; this is encoded by the coding sequence ATGCAGTTCGATCTCACGACGACCGTTGCACTGTTCGTCGTCCCGTTGCTGGTAATTATCGGCGGAACGGTGACGAGTCCGATGCCGACGACAATCAGCGTCGGCGTCAGCGTCGGTATCGCGCTGTTCGGTGTCCTCGCGCTCGTCGTCGGCATCAAACACGGCGAGTACCGCGCGGCGCGCTGA
- a CDS encoding geranylgeranyl reductase family protein, translating to MPADMYDIVVVGGGTAGAFAAATTASAGLDTVIVERKSSEEAGHIACGDAIKGKSSFPDVIDLDYLKEESFTNRNIRRAVFESPNGETLDIPLSEPGAVIDRKRYGEIILEEAERTGVDIHYDTVVQDVTQADDGTVTGVRAKRNGEVVDYEADVTIDAAGALSLLQDKADFSGTTFDTNVNYSQFCSAYREVIDVKNPVDWDDAIVFKPTEELGYLWYFPRTSTEINVGLGFQMNREPMKLVEALKRDLRGRAEFAGATVKDKLGAALPTRRPYDSAVANGFVAVGDAAGHVNPTTGGGIPGAAKSAHRAANRAIAAVGDGDVSEEALWMYNHDVMTDFGKRFAAIDLYNIWGGVHDVDELVGIVTSVPGQQLADAVGRGGTDSMHLGLKLKTLVRTFGHWDTLFELARVRSKANELKEHYDRYPSRPGGFETWRDVRDEIMDDVYAITGADPKY from the coding sequence ATGCCAGCGGACATGTACGATATCGTCGTGGTCGGGGGAGGCACTGCCGGGGCCTTCGCCGCTGCAACGACGGCCTCTGCGGGTCTCGATACCGTCATCGTCGAGCGGAAGTCGTCGGAGGAGGCGGGTCACATCGCCTGCGGTGACGCTATCAAAGGAAAGAGTTCGTTTCCGGACGTTATCGACCTCGACTATCTGAAGGAGGAGTCGTTCACTAACCGGAACATCCGGCGCGCGGTGTTCGAGAGTCCGAACGGGGAGACGCTCGATATCCCGCTCTCGGAACCGGGTGCGGTCATCGACCGCAAGCGATACGGCGAGATTATCCTCGAGGAGGCCGAGCGAACCGGTGTCGACATCCACTACGACACCGTCGTCCAGGACGTGACCCAAGCCGACGACGGCACCGTCACCGGCGTCCGCGCCAAGCGAAACGGCGAGGTCGTCGACTACGAGGCCGACGTCACTATCGACGCCGCTGGCGCGCTCTCGCTTCTTCAGGACAAGGCCGATTTCTCCGGGACGACCTTCGACACGAACGTCAACTACTCGCAGTTCTGCTCTGCCTACCGCGAAGTCATCGACGTGAAGAACCCCGTTGACTGGGACGACGCTATCGTCTTCAAACCGACCGAGGAGTTAGGATATCTCTGGTACTTCCCGCGCACGTCGACCGAAATCAACGTCGGCCTCGGCTTCCAGATGAACAGAGAACCGATGAAACTCGTCGAGGCGCTCAAACGCGACCTTCGCGGGCGCGCGGAGTTCGCGGGCGCGACGGTGAAAGACAAACTCGGCGCGGCGCTCCCCACTCGACGACCGTACGACTCGGCGGTCGCGAACGGCTTCGTCGCCGTCGGCGACGCCGCAGGCCACGTCAACCCGACGACGGGTGGTGGCATCCCCGGCGCGGCGAAATCCGCACACCGCGCGGCCAACCGCGCCATTGCGGCCGTCGGCGACGGCGACGTGAGCGAGGAGGCGCTGTGGATGTACAACCACGACGTGATGACGGACTTCGGCAAGCGATTCGCGGCTATCGACCTCTACAACATCTGGGGCGGCGTCCACGACGTGGACGAACTCGTCGGCATCGTCACTTCGGTCCCCGGTCAGCAGTTGGCCGACGCCGTCGGCCGCGGCGGCACCGACTCGATGCATCTCGGGTTGAAACTGAAAACCCTCGTGCGGACGTTCGGCCACTGGGACACGCTGTTCGAGTTGGCCCGCGTACGGAGCAAAGCGAATGAGTTGAAGGAACACTACGACCGCTACCCGTCCCGACCGGGCGGCTTCGAGACGTGGCGTGACGTGCGCGACGAGATCATGGACGACGTGTACGCTATCACCGGCGCGGACCCCAAGTACTAA
- a CDS encoding aldo/keto reductase, whose product MPMLGLGTWENTNADECRNAVQTALEMGYRHIDTAQAYGNEAEVGEGIAAADVPREDVFLATKVWIDNLARDDVVETTKRSLDELGVDYVDLLYVHWPAREYDPEETLSAFNELYDEGLIERIGVSNFEPEHVDEAIEHSDAPIFANQVELHPLLPQEELREHCADRDVELVAYSPLARGEIAGNDTIAAIAEKHDASPFQVSLAWIREKGVTAIPKATSEEHIRDNWESLGVDLDDDDVTEIDAIDRTDRRVDPSFAPW is encoded by the coding sequence ATGCCGATGCTCGGTCTCGGCACGTGGGAGAACACGAACGCCGACGAGTGTCGAAACGCGGTCCAGACGGCGTTGGAGATGGGCTACCGCCACATCGACACCGCGCAGGCGTACGGCAACGAAGCCGAAGTCGGCGAGGGAATCGCCGCCGCCGACGTTCCGCGCGAGGACGTGTTTCTCGCGACGAAGGTGTGGATAGACAACCTCGCCCGCGACGACGTCGTCGAGACGACGAAGCGGAGTCTCGATGAGCTCGGCGTCGACTACGTCGACCTCCTCTACGTCCACTGGCCAGCCCGCGAGTACGATCCCGAGGAGACGCTCTCGGCGTTCAACGAACTGTACGACGAAGGGCTGATAGAGCGCATCGGCGTCAGCAACTTCGAACCCGAGCACGTCGACGAAGCCATCGAACACTCCGACGCCCCCATCTTCGCGAACCAGGTCGAACTGCATCCGCTGCTCCCGCAGGAGGAACTGCGCGAGCACTGCGCCGACCGCGACGTGGAACTCGTCGCGTACTCGCCGCTTGCCCGCGGGGAAATTGCCGGGAACGACACCATCGCCGCCATCGCCGAAAAACACGACGCCAGCCCGTTCCAGGTGAGCCTCGCCTGGATTCGCGAGAAAGGTGTCACCGCCATCCCCAAGGCGACGAGCGAGGAGCACATCCGCGACAACTGGGAGTCGCTTGGGGTTGACCTTGACGACGACGACGTCACCGAAATCGACGCCATTGACCGGACCGACCGCCGCGTCGACCCGAGTTTCGCCCCCTGGTAG
- a CDS encoding helix-turn-helix domain-containing protein gives MVVVAELEIPANAFDLGRLSQVTEGIHIELERVVPIGTDGVMPFFWATGPDTESFDAFEQAVRGDDVVEELTAVARVDHRVLYHVVWSDTAANLTAVLVASEATILEAYGDDPWRFRLRFADHRGLREFHNYCLDHDVAFRVERIYTLDEEQDAKYNFDLTPEQRSALTLAVEHGYFGVPREVSLQEIADELGISQQAASERVRRGAETVLQSVLLSQSASDLD, from the coding sequence ATGGTCGTCGTCGCCGAACTCGAAATTCCTGCGAACGCGTTCGATCTCGGCCGTCTCTCGCAGGTCACCGAGGGAATCCACATCGAACTGGAGCGCGTGGTCCCTATCGGGACCGACGGCGTGATGCCGTTTTTCTGGGCGACCGGACCTGACACCGAGTCGTTCGACGCCTTCGAGCAAGCGGTTCGAGGCGACGACGTGGTGGAGGAACTGACCGCTGTCGCGCGGGTCGACCATCGGGTGCTCTACCACGTCGTCTGGAGCGACACCGCCGCGAACCTCACGGCGGTTCTCGTCGCGAGCGAGGCGACGATTCTCGAGGCGTACGGCGACGACCCGTGGCGGTTCCGACTTCGGTTCGCCGACCACCGGGGACTCCGGGAGTTTCACAACTACTGTCTCGACCACGACGTCGCCTTCCGGGTGGAGCGCATCTACACGCTCGACGAGGAGCAGGACGCGAAGTACAACTTCGATCTCACGCCCGAACAGCGGAGCGCGCTGACGCTCGCCGTCGAACACGGCTACTTCGGCGTCCCCCGAGAGGTCTCGCTGCAGGAGATCGCCGACGAACTCGGTATCAGCCAGCAGGCCGCTTCCGAGCGGGTCCGTCGAGGCGCGGAGACGGTTTTGCAGAGCGTATTGCTCTCGCAGTCAGCGTCGGACCTCGACTAA
- a CDS encoding YdcF family protein: MVIVALGDRLRSDSIHRHLRRRVDVAVDAFEGTGAPYLLFTGAATNPDVPRAECEVMADYAVSRGVDPGRILLEDEAHDTRGNGYFSRVLVDEHAPDVETVSVVSSRLHLERAAYIFERCFGDAYEIDTGNAVDPEPSHDGFSAAEIRRLRRADRAFFDGVTPGDLEAIRLRLADSNPAYAWLAEDEG; this comes from the coding sequence ATGGTCATCGTCGCACTCGGCGACCGCCTCCGGTCGGATTCGATTCACCGCCACCTCCGGCGACGCGTCGACGTCGCGGTCGACGCCTTCGAAGGAACCGGCGCCCCGTACCTGCTGTTCACCGGCGCGGCGACGAACCCGGACGTCCCGCGGGCGGAGTGCGAGGTGATGGCCGACTACGCTGTCTCGCGAGGGGTCGACCCCGGACGCATTCTGCTCGAAGACGAGGCCCACGACACCCGCGGAAACGGCTACTTCAGCAGAGTCCTCGTCGACGAGCACGCACCCGACGTTGAGACGGTGTCCGTCGTCAGTTCGCGGCTCCACCTCGAGCGAGCAGCATACATCTTCGAGCGGTGTTTCGGCGACGCGTACGAGATAGACACCGGCAACGCCGTCGACCCGGAGCCGAGTCACGACGGTTTCTCGGCGGCGGAGATCCGTCGACTCCGCCGAGCGGATCGGGCGTTCTTCGACGGCGTGACGCCCGGCGACCTTGAGGCAATTCGGCTGCGGCTCGCCGACTCCAACCCGGCGTACGCGTGGCTGGCCGAAGACGAGGGGTAA